The Pseudolabrys sp. FHR47 genome contains a region encoding:
- a CDS encoding threonine/serine dehydratase produces the protein MGLIDQKLLPTAADVESAVARLKGVAVRTPLINAPVLDERLGARVFLKAEILQRTGSFKFRGAYNRVSQIPADKRGAGVVAYSSGNHAQGVAAAAKLLDMRATIVMPNDAPKAKIERTRGHGAEVVLYDRAGGEDRALIAERLVKERGATLVPPYDDPMIIAGQGTIGVEIVEDLDKLGLKPEIVVVGASGGGLAAGVSLGIKSRAASARLFTAEPEGFDDTLRSFVLGERVANEKVTGSICDALMSNTPGEWTFPINKELIGQGIAASDEEVAAAVRYAFMELKLVVEPGGAIGLASLLAGKLDNVVDIRGKTVVAILSGGNVDVEMFAKLIAG, from the coding sequence ATGGGCCTCATCGACCAGAAACTGCTCCCGACCGCCGCCGACGTCGAAAGCGCGGTGGCGCGCCTCAAGGGCGTCGCGGTGCGCACGCCGCTGATCAATGCGCCGGTGCTCGACGAACGCCTCGGCGCACGCGTCTTCCTCAAGGCGGAAATCCTGCAGCGCACCGGCTCCTTCAAATTTCGCGGCGCCTATAACCGCGTGTCGCAGATCCCGGCCGACAAGCGTGGTGCCGGCGTCGTCGCTTATTCCTCAGGCAATCACGCGCAGGGCGTCGCCGCCGCGGCCAAATTGCTCGACATGCGCGCCACCATCGTCATGCCGAACGATGCGCCGAAGGCCAAGATCGAACGCACGCGCGGTCACGGTGCCGAAGTGGTGTTGTACGATCGGGCCGGCGGCGAAGACCGCGCGCTGATCGCCGAGCGTCTCGTCAAGGAGCGCGGCGCGACTTTGGTGCCGCCTTACGACGATCCGATGATCATCGCCGGGCAGGGCACCATCGGCGTCGAGATCGTCGAGGACCTCGACAAGCTCGGGCTCAAGCCGGAGATCGTCGTGGTCGGCGCATCGGGCGGCGGGCTCGCCGCCGGCGTATCGCTCGGTATCAAGTCGCGCGCGGCCTCGGCGCGGTTGTTCACCGCGGAGCCGGAAGGCTTCGACGATACCTTGCGCTCCTTCGTACTCGGCGAGCGCGTCGCCAACGAGAAGGTCACCGGCTCGATCTGCGACGCGCTGATGAGCAACACGCCGGGCGAATGGACCTTCCCGATCAACAAGGAGCTGATCGGGCAGGGCATTGCTGCCAGCGACGAGGAAGTCGCCGCCGCCGTGCGCTACGCCTTCATGGAACTGAAGCTGGTGGTCGAGCCGGGCGGCGCTATCGGTCTTGCCTCATTGCTCGCCGGCAAGCTCGACAATGTCGTCGACATTCGCGGCAAGACTGTCGTCGCCATCCTGTCGGGCGGCAATGTCGACGTCGAGATGTTCGCCAAGCTGATCGCGGGGTGA